From Streptosporangium album, the proteins below share one genomic window:
- a CDS encoding glycosyltransferase: MASEQLESTRLALREAVAEAERAAELARLLDAAQAKITEAERATAELRGVQERLSETEERLEAAQAAEERLRRDLAEQRYQAEVAKWKLSSVQVARWSRLGDAIKTGKSNPVRLARGLRGAARPAKRPAAPKRQPVPVKSTSRAVPGASFQATTSTRTVGGTSVKLKPFRVPTGPNTRPHLTVAVVAEPHAEALLRYEWRQTTGFTPRDFARVLSAEVPHLLLVESVTHGPWAEELREPGEGLTALLSWCAERGIRTVFWHTRGEVGDFAAAAGLFEHIVTALPRSVAAWGAALASREPDSGRRSPSLGLLPFAVQPRVHNPLPLAGDRFDRVLTLEELLPGHLSYPDVLTSYRWPRAVYCPPGTEVWRMAELAACGTPIAASPAGPAPDAGTVPPGVQDGADARRAHAALRRAYASGTMTEKVDDLLDAVGLPSARATLTVSVIMIDRGDLDHTLAQVAPQKGVVQLVLLSDAHDAAGRARAAMPDRVDVVVRPTDPGLTTGGMLNRALDLCQGDLVAVMDARDMYGEHYLTDLARAFLFTTADIVGKAAFYAHLRDVAATVLRQPDAEYSYLPEITGATLLARRAVLRGIGFADVSEGWDEVLMRQCRTDGIKVFSADRFGYVCLRDRDRWLLGSAQLVDYGPAAPHALA, from the coding sequence GTGGCGAGCGAGCAACTCGAGAGCACACGGTTGGCGTTGCGGGAGGCTGTGGCCGAGGCGGAACGGGCCGCCGAACTGGCCAGACTGCTCGACGCGGCACAGGCGAAGATCACCGAAGCGGAGCGCGCCACGGCCGAACTGCGTGGAGTCCAGGAACGGCTGAGCGAGACCGAGGAACGGCTCGAAGCGGCACAGGCGGCCGAAGAGCGACTCCGCAGGGACCTGGCCGAGCAGCGCTACCAGGCCGAGGTGGCGAAGTGGAAGCTGTCGTCGGTGCAGGTGGCGCGGTGGTCCCGGCTGGGCGACGCGATCAAGACGGGTAAGAGCAATCCCGTGCGGCTGGCGCGTGGCCTCCGCGGAGCCGCCAGGCCCGCCAAGCGACCGGCCGCCCCCAAGCGCCAGCCCGTCCCGGTCAAGAGCACCTCCAGGGCGGTCCCGGGTGCGTCCTTCCAGGCCACCACGTCCACCAGGACCGTTGGCGGGACGTCGGTCAAGCTCAAGCCGTTCCGCGTCCCGACCGGCCCGAACACCCGCCCGCACCTGACGGTGGCCGTCGTCGCGGAGCCGCACGCCGAGGCGCTGCTGCGCTACGAGTGGCGGCAGACCACCGGCTTCACGCCCAGGGACTTCGCCCGGGTGCTGTCCGCCGAGGTCCCGCACCTGCTGCTGGTCGAGTCGGTGACCCACGGGCCCTGGGCCGAGGAGTTGCGCGAGCCGGGCGAGGGCCTGACCGCGCTGCTGTCGTGGTGCGCGGAGCGGGGCATCCGCACGGTCTTCTGGCACACCCGGGGTGAGGTCGGCGACTTCGCCGCCGCCGCCGGGTTGTTCGAGCACATCGTCACCGCACTGCCCAGGTCCGTGGCGGCGTGGGGCGCCGCGCTGGCGTCCCGGGAGCCGGATTCCGGCCGCCGCTCGCCCTCGCTGGGGCTCCTGCCCTTCGCCGTCCAGCCCCGCGTGCACAATCCGCTGCCGCTGGCCGGGGACCGGTTCGACCGGGTGCTCACCCTGGAGGAGCTGCTCCCGGGCCACCTGTCGTATCCGGACGTGCTCACCTCCTACCGCTGGCCCAGGGCCGTCTACTGCCCGCCGGGCACGGAGGTCTGGCGGATGGCCGAGCTGGCCGCCTGCGGCACGCCGATCGCGGCGTCTCCGGCGGGCCCCGCACCGGACGCCGGGACCGTCCCGCCCGGTGTCCAGGACGGCGCCGACGCCCGCCGGGCCCATGCGGCGCTCCGCCGGGCCTATGCCTCCGGCACGATGACGGAGAAGGTGGACGACCTGCTCGACGCGGTCGGGCTGCCCAGCGCCCGTGCCACCCTGACCGTCTCGGTGATCATGATCGATCGAGGCGATCTCGACCACACCCTCGCCCAGGTCGCGCCGCAGAAGGGCGTCGTCCAGCTGGTGCTGCTGTCGGACGCGCACGACGCCGCGGGGCGGGCCCGCGCCGCGATGCCGGACAGGGTGGACGTCGTGGTCCGTCCCACCGACCCGGGGCTCACCACCGGCGGCATGCTCAACCGTGCCCTCGACCTGTGCCAGGGCGATCTGGTGGCGGTCATGGACGCCAGGGACATGTACGGCGAGCACTATCTGACCGATCTCGCCCGCGCCTTCCTGTTCACCACCGCCGACATCGTCGGTAAGGCGGCCTTCTACGCCCACCTGCGCGACGTCGCCGCCACGGTGCTGCGCCAGCCGGACGCCGAATACTCCTATCTCCCCGAGATCACCGGCGCCACCTTGCTGGCCCGCCGTGCCGTCCTGCGCGGCATCGGCTTCGCCGACGTCTCGGAGGGGTGGGACGAGGTGCTGATGCGCCAGTGCCGCACGGACGGGATCAAGGTCTTCTCCGCCGACCGCTTCGGCTACGTCTGCCTGCGCGATCGCGACCGCTGGCTCCTCGGCTCGGCCCAGCTCGTCGACTACGGCCCGGCCGCTCCGCACGCCCTGGCCTGA
- a CDS encoding DALR anticodon-binding domain-containing protein translates to MTPGQLGEVLGLPPIPQGTWAEEAVYVSPAALRRRRAPGELAARLRELPGIAGVRVRDDGFLEIVVAVPGELVAEIGPVASPSRGVSPWADSPRTWSNPGFVVRYAHVRAVAVQRWAAELGVGGEFRPELLTGHLDRAVLRSLAEVHGRRVSRDPGWAAYAGQLALAYHDAFERAPALPVGDEEPSALHLARVRLAGAVRDVLAEGLAALGEAAPDVL, encoded by the coding sequence GTGACGCCCGGTCAGCTCGGCGAGGTCCTCGGCCTGCCGCCGATCCCGCAGGGGACGTGGGCCGAGGAGGCCGTCTACGTCTCGCCTGCCGCGTTGCGCCGGCGCCGGGCACCCGGGGAGCTGGCGGCGCGGCTGCGTGAGCTGCCGGGGATCGCGGGCGTCCGGGTGCGGGACGACGGTTTCCTGGAGATCGTGGTGGCCGTGCCGGGGGAGCTCGTCGCGGAGATCGGCCCGGTCGCCTCGCCGTCCCGCGGGGTGTCGCCGTGGGCCGACTCTCCCAGGACCTGGAGCAATCCCGGATTCGTCGTGCGATACGCGCATGTGCGGGCGGTCGCCGTACAGCGCTGGGCGGCGGAGCTGGGGGTCGGCGGGGAGTTCCGGCCCGAGCTGCTCACCGGCCACCTGGACCGGGCGGTCCTGAGGTCGCTGGCCGAGGTGCACGGCAGGCGGGTGAGCCGGGATCCGGGGTGGGCGGCCTATGCCGGGCAGCTCGCCCTGGCCTATCACGACGCGTTCGAGCGGGCCCCCGCGCTGCCCGTGGGGGATGAGGAGCCGTCCGCCCTCCACCTGGCGCGGGTACGGCTGGCCGGGGCGGTGCGGGACGTTCTGGCCGAGGGGCTGGCGGCGCTGGGCGAGGCGGCGCCCGACGTCCTGTGA
- the lysA gene encoding diaminopimelate decarboxylase — MSRFAHPAGDRHAEVRPEERPPHAPADLNTLDPTIWPRTSGRAGGSITVGGADVRDLVEEHGTPLYVVDEEDFRSRCRDYRDAFAGGEVHYAGKAFLCREVARWIMQEGLGLDVCSAGELAVALSVGFPPERITMHGNNKSLAELERAIEVGVGHIVADSFEEIARLGFLAAKHGKRPRIMIRVTVGVEAHTHEFIATAHDDQKFGFSLSAGAAAEAARRILALPQLELVGLHSHIGSQITDTAGFEVAARRLATLLVQIKEEHGVVLPELDLGGGYGIPYVEGDTAPDVKEIADGLREIVAKVAEAAGLPVPKLTVEPGRAIAGLAGVTLYEIGTIKDVEGLRTYVGVDGGMSDNIRTALYGAEYTARLASRESSAEPMLSRLVGKHCESGDMVVRDLWLPRDLATGDLIAVAGTGAYCRSLANNYNYLPKPAVVAVKDGVSRVIVRRETEDDLLRGQL; from the coding sequence GTGAGTCGATTCGCCCACCCCGCCGGTGACCGGCACGCCGAAGTGCGGCCAGAGGAGCGCCCTCCGCACGCACCTGCCGACCTGAACACACTCGACCCGACGATCTGGCCTCGGACGTCGGGCCGTGCCGGAGGCTCGATCACGGTCGGCGGCGCCGACGTCAGGGATCTGGTCGAAGAGCACGGCACGCCGCTCTACGTGGTGGACGAGGAAGACTTCCGCTCCCGGTGCCGCGACTACCGGGACGCGTTCGCCGGCGGTGAGGTCCACTACGCCGGTAAGGCGTTCCTCTGCCGTGAGGTGGCCCGCTGGATCATGCAGGAGGGTCTCGGCCTCGACGTGTGCAGCGCGGGCGAGCTCGCCGTCGCGCTGAGCGTCGGGTTCCCGCCCGAGCGGATCACGATGCACGGCAACAACAAGTCGCTCGCCGAGCTGGAGAGGGCGATCGAGGTCGGGGTCGGGCACATCGTGGCCGACTCGTTCGAGGAGATCGCCCGGCTGGGGTTCCTGGCGGCCAAGCACGGAAAGCGGCCCCGGATCATGATCCGGGTGACCGTGGGCGTGGAGGCGCACACCCACGAGTTCATCGCCACCGCCCACGACGACCAGAAGTTCGGCTTCTCGCTGAGCGCCGGCGCCGCGGCCGAGGCGGCCCGGCGCATCCTCGCACTGCCCCAGCTCGAACTCGTCGGCCTGCACTCCCACATCGGCTCCCAGATCACCGACACCGCCGGTTTCGAGGTGGCCGCCCGCCGCCTGGCCACGCTGCTGGTGCAGATCAAGGAGGAGCACGGCGTCGTCCTGCCGGAGCTCGACCTCGGCGGCGGCTACGGCATCCCCTACGTCGAGGGCGACACCGCGCCCGACGTGAAGGAGATCGCGGACGGGCTGCGGGAGATCGTCGCCAAGGTGGCCGAGGCCGCGGGCCTGCCGGTGCCCAAGCTCACCGTCGAGCCGGGCCGGGCCATCGCCGGGCTCGCGGGTGTGACGCTCTACGAGATCGGCACGATCAAGGACGTCGAGGGGCTGCGGACCTACGTCGGCGTCGACGGCGGCATGAGCGACAACATCCGCACCGCGCTCTACGGCGCCGAGTACACCGCGCGCCTGGCCTCGCGGGAGAGTTCCGCCGAGCCCATGCTCTCGCGCCTGGTGGGCAAGCACTGCGAGAGCGGCGACATGGTGGTCCGCGACCTGTGGCTGCCGCGGGACCTGGCCACCGGTGACCTGATCGCCGTCGCGGGGACCGGCGCCTACTGCCGCTCGCTCGCCAACAACTACAACTACCTTCCCAAGCCCGCCGTGGTCGCGGTCAAGGACGGGGTGTCCCGCGTGATCGTCCGCAGGGAGACCGAGGACGATCTGCTGAGAGGACAACTGTGA
- a CDS encoding homoserine dehydrogenase → MALKVALLGCGVVGSQVIRLMREQADDLAARVGAPLELAGVAVRRLGRKRDTDVDPALLTTDAEALVTRDDVDIVVEVIGGIEPARSLILAAMNSGKSVVTANKALLAEDGATVHGAARSNNADLYFEAAVAGAIPLIRPLRESLAGDDVHRVLGIVNGTTNYILDKMDGSGASFSDALEEAQALGYAEADPTADVEGFDAAAKAAILAGIAFHSRVTAADVHREGITEITATDVASAKAMGYVIKLLAICARSDDGRSFGVRVHPAMIPRTHPLAGVREAYNAVFVEARSAGQLMFYGAGAGGAPTASAVLGDIVAVARNLLAGTRGPEESTYADLAVHPMGETVTRYHVSLDVADKPGVLARVADMFAKQDVSIQTVRQEGHGDDAQLVLVTHRASDAALSATIEGLREMDIVRDVVSVMRVEGEEAS, encoded by the coding sequence ATGGCACTGAAAGTCGCTCTCCTCGGGTGCGGTGTCGTCGGTTCCCAGGTGATCCGGCTGATGCGCGAGCAGGCCGACGACCTCGCCGCGAGGGTCGGGGCCCCGCTGGAGCTCGCCGGCGTCGCCGTGCGGAGGCTGGGCCGTAAACGGGACACCGACGTGGACCCGGCCCTGCTCACCACCGACGCCGAGGCCCTGGTCACCCGTGACGACGTGGACATCGTCGTCGAGGTGATCGGCGGCATCGAGCCCGCCAGGTCGCTCATCCTGGCCGCGATGAACAGCGGCAAGTCGGTCGTCACGGCAAACAAGGCGCTGCTCGCCGAGGACGGCGCGACCGTCCACGGCGCGGCCAGGTCCAACAACGCGGACCTGTACTTCGAGGCGGCCGTCGCGGGCGCGATCCCGCTGATCCGGCCGCTGCGCGAGTCCCTGGCCGGCGACGACGTGCATCGCGTGCTCGGCATCGTCAACGGCACCACCAACTACATCCTCGACAAGATGGACGGAAGCGGCGCGTCCTTCTCCGACGCGCTGGAGGAGGCCCAGGCCCTGGGATACGCCGAGGCCGACCCCACGGCCGACGTGGAGGGCTTCGACGCCGCGGCCAAGGCCGCGATCCTCGCCGGGATCGCCTTCCACAGCCGCGTGACGGCCGCCGACGTGCACCGTGAGGGCATCACCGAGATCACCGCGACCGACGTGGCCAGCGCCAAGGCGATGGGATACGTCATCAAGCTGCTGGCGATCTGTGCCCGCTCCGACGACGGACGCTCCTTCGGCGTCCGGGTGCACCCGGCCATGATCCCCAGGACGCACCCGCTGGCGGGGGTCCGCGAGGCGTACAACGCGGTCTTCGTCGAGGCCCGGTCCGCCGGGCAGCTGATGTTCTACGGCGCGGGCGCGGGCGGCGCCCCGACGGCGAGCGCGGTGCTGGGCGACATCGTGGCGGTGGCCCGCAACCTGCTGGCCGGCACGCGGGGCCCCGAGGAGTCGACCTACGCCGACCTGGCCGTGCACCCGATGGGTGAGACCGTCACGCGCTACCACGTCTCCCTGGACGTCGCCGACAAGCCGGGCGTGCTCGCCCGGGTCGCCGACATGTTCGCCAAGCAGGACGTGTCCATCCAGACCGTCCGCCAGGAGGGGCACGGCGACGACGCCCAGCTCGTCCTGGTCACCCACCGGGCCAGTGACGCGGCGCTGTCGGCCACCATCGAGGGCCTGCGCGAGATGGACATCGTCCGTGACGTGGTGAGCGTCATGCGGGTCGAGGGCGAGGAGGCCTCGTAG
- a CDS encoding polysaccharide deacetylase family protein: protein MKIARWAAVLPAALVVPAFLQPVSLAESARPPKARTVVSLTFDDGDVTHLATARMLEKRGVRGTFYVNTDTIGRDLKLNREQLAAIAKGGHEIGGHTLTHVRLTELTRSQQREQICDDRRTLVAWGYRPATLAYPFGSVDADAEAVARQCGYDAARGVGGLKEWGCPTCPGAEKPRPADRYDIRTPGSVREDTLLRQMRQQVLNAEKTGGLVTMVFHRVCDGCGVYSVSPRTLDGFLGWLVSRKAHGTVVKTLQDAVGARYRPVPGQ from the coding sequence GTGAAGATCGCTCGTTGGGCCGCGGTGCTGCCGGCGGCGCTGGTCGTGCCGGCGTTCCTGCAACCGGTCTCCCTCGCCGAGAGCGCCAGGCCCCCGAAGGCCAGGACGGTCGTCTCGCTCACCTTCGACGACGGGGACGTGACCCACCTGGCCACGGCCCGCATGCTGGAGAAGCGGGGCGTGCGCGGGACCTTCTACGTCAACACCGACACCATCGGGCGCGACCTCAAGCTGAACCGCGAGCAGCTCGCCGCGATCGCCAAGGGCGGGCACGAGATCGGCGGCCACACGCTGACCCATGTCCGTCTCACCGAGCTGACCCGCAGCCAGCAGCGCGAGCAGATCTGCGACGACCGCAGGACACTGGTGGCGTGGGGGTACCGGCCCGCCACTCTCGCCTACCCGTTCGGGTCGGTCGACGCCGACGCCGAGGCGGTGGCCCGGCAGTGTGGCTACGACGCGGCTCGCGGGGTCGGCGGGCTCAAGGAGTGGGGATGCCCCACCTGTCCGGGTGCCGAGAAGCCGCGCCCGGCGGATCGCTACGACATCCGCACGCCGGGCTCGGTCCGCGAGGACACGCTGCTGCGGCAGATGAGGCAGCAGGTCCTCAACGCGGAGAAGACCGGCGGGCTCGTCACCATGGTGTTCCACCGGGTCTGCGACGGCTGCGGCGTCTACTCGGTGTCTCCCCGGACCCTGGACGGCTTCCTCGGCTGGCTGGTGAGCCGCAAGGCCCACGGCACGGTCGTCAAGACCCTCCAGGACGCGGTCGGCGCCCGCTACCGGCCCGTGCCCGGGCAGTAG
- a CDS encoding glycosyltransferase, producing MSAPRIPGNDYGVLGPPALGAWEPHLSVSVVIPARGRQERLDLTLAALAAQTYPAHLLEVIVVDDGSTPPLRLPEIAPERTRIVGRDPGRWGIAHALEAGTAAADGEVIHRLDADIVCYADHVEAHMRWHHLADYLVVLGTLRFTAMAGTPPTPAEVQIAVAKDRADSLFELDPDHGHHWIDELVTTHRGFRDAPSSLLHRVHVGATVSLPAALLKAAGGMDTSLVLGEDTELGYRLTQTGAVFVPDAEALSWHLGTTTAMRRPEEVRRYNGPFIADRVPYRRRLRTDGGRQWLVPYVDVVVDARDASFEDVRASVDGALASTLPDVHVTLTGPWASLTAERRAPLDDPLLDLRLVRGQYAHDGRVSYVERAPATSIPAPFRLTCPAGWVPGAESLALLVQQAEKDDEGLLLVALEENESGVVAARLERTASAARALRVARDGESLDDVIADLHGATWLDAESWRFRPAAQAYPYWASDRNREAVRWRAEAERAKREAERAKRQVAALKAELKEMRASAAKGRRDTVRWKEKAEQRRLEAVALRQARKRSLLNRTVGRLRRLV from the coding sequence GTGAGCGCGCCGCGGATCCCGGGCAACGACTACGGGGTCCTCGGCCCGCCCGCCCTGGGGGCGTGGGAGCCCCACCTGTCGGTGAGCGTGGTGATCCCCGCCAGGGGGCGGCAGGAGAGACTCGACCTCACGCTGGCCGCCCTCGCCGCCCAGACCTACCCCGCGCACCTCCTCGAAGTGATCGTTGTGGACGATGGCAGCACTCCCCCGCTGCGGCTCCCCGAGATCGCCCCGGAACGGACCCGGATCGTCGGCCGCGACCCCGGCCGCTGGGGCATCGCCCACGCCCTGGAGGCCGGTACGGCGGCCGCCGACGGCGAGGTGATCCACCGGTTGGACGCCGACATCGTCTGCTACGCGGACCACGTGGAGGCGCACATGCGCTGGCATCACCTGGCCGACTACCTGGTGGTGCTGGGAACGCTGCGCTTCACCGCCATGGCGGGCACACCGCCCACCCCGGCCGAGGTCCAGATCGCCGTCGCCAAGGACAGGGCCGACTCCCTCTTCGAGCTCGACCCCGACCACGGGCACCACTGGATCGACGAGCTCGTCACCACCCACCGCGGCTTCCGGGACGCGCCCAGCTCACTGCTGCACCGCGTCCACGTGGGCGCGACGGTCTCGCTGCCCGCGGCCCTGCTGAAGGCCGCGGGAGGGATGGACACCTCCCTGGTGCTCGGCGAGGACACCGAGCTGGGCTACCGGCTCACCCAGACGGGCGCGGTGTTCGTCCCGGACGCCGAGGCGCTCAGCTGGCATCTGGGCACGACGACGGCGATGCGGAGGCCGGAAGAGGTCCGGCGGTACAACGGGCCGTTCATCGCCGACCGCGTGCCCTACCGGCGCCGGCTGCGCACCGACGGGGGCCGCCAGTGGCTGGTCCCCTATGTCGACGTCGTGGTGGACGCCCGCGACGCCTCCTTCGAGGACGTCCGGGCGAGCGTGGACGGGGCGCTGGCGAGCACCCTGCCCGACGTGCACGTCACCCTGACCGGCCCGTGGGCGTCGCTGACCGCCGAGCGCCGGGCACCGCTGGACGATCCGCTCCTCGACCTGCGGCTGGTCCGCGGGCAGTACGCCCACGACGGCCGCGTCTCCTACGTGGAGCGGGCCCCGGCGACCTCGATCCCCGCGCCGTTCCGTCTCACCTGCCCCGCCGGATGGGTGCCCGGCGCCGAGTCGCTGGCCCTGCTGGTCCAGCAGGCGGAGAAGGACGACGAGGGCCTGCTGCTCGTGGCGCTGGAGGAGAACGAGTCGGGTGTCGTGGCCGCCCGCCTGGAGCGGACCGCCTCCGCCGCCCGGGCGCTGCGCGTCGCCCGCGACGGCGAGTCCCTGGACGACGTGATCGCCGATCTGCACGGCGCGACCTGGCTGGACGCCGAGTCGTGGCGGTTCCGGCCGGCGGCGCAGGCCTACCCGTACTGGGCCTCCGACCGTAACCGTGAGGCCGTGCGCTGGCGCGCGGAGGCCGAACGGGCCAAGCGGGAGGCCGAGCGGGCCAAGCGGCAGGTCGCGGCGTTGAAGGCCGAGCTCAAGGAGATGCGCGCCTCGGCGGCCAAGGGCCGTCGCGACACCGTCCGGTGGAAGGAGAAGGCCGAGCAGCGCCGCCTGGAGGCCGTCGCCCTGCGCCAGGCGCGGAAACGCTCGCTCCTCAACCGCACCGTCGGCCGTCTCCGCAGGCTCGTCTGA
- a CDS encoding glycosyltransferase: MSLLLNLVRAAGERNGKRRVLVYYAGFETFDGLEPYGAIDLDGDLGGAPRAEEGAAEVLVLARTPTDLRRAATLQSTLPMATRVVVAVEETPHWYTAPVLSPTPAHRWRSLTELRVHQPERPAWVVEAGFSKPTPAGRTLAATVRAFAGHRMDAVAAPVAGLAGPGAAHWRPGDPNAAPAGVTGPVPDRFGARGGDLVVRTVGQDPPAWSGGEIPMDRPVAELMSWERIGRPGGAEILRDDLGDLSEPRTIPPVDDRSVNPMNFLTVPSLGMAELSVESGRWAVVCEGRTLTVFGSSGCVTDVDVNRIRQVRGVNVDWRRSHSGPVAALRVVTGLAAAGVPLFSAAVPRWAGALGPELTRLITSVDGPELKDDLEREEHSIRLRREALRTHGVRARWEQLGAPATPVPTTSVLLATRRPEMVRFALEQLARQRGAEFEVILALHGLPVGHPDVTEAVASYQGPITVFEAARETVFGAVLNEAATRASGSFLLKMDDDDWYGPDFISDLLLAHSYSGAEVVGMVPEFVYLASIGVTVHREQVTEQITNFIAGGTIFAARSAFEAVGGFRPLPGTIDAQFQHAVQAAGGQIYRTQGLGYILRRGNAANHTWREPIGTFLRRNKRQWRGFRPSALMELPAEEV; the protein is encoded by the coding sequence GACGGCGACCTCGGGGGTGCCCCGCGGGCCGAGGAGGGTGCCGCCGAGGTGCTGGTGCTCGCCCGGACGCCGACCGATCTCCGCCGGGCCGCGACCCTGCAGTCCACCCTGCCCATGGCCACGCGGGTCGTCGTGGCCGTGGAGGAGACGCCTCACTGGTACACCGCGCCGGTGCTGTCGCCCACGCCCGCCCACCGCTGGCGGTCGCTGACCGAACTGCGCGTGCACCAGCCGGAGCGGCCCGCGTGGGTGGTGGAGGCGGGATTCTCCAAGCCCACGCCGGCCGGCCGTACGCTCGCCGCGACGGTCAGGGCGTTCGCCGGGCACCGGATGGACGCCGTCGCGGCACCGGTGGCCGGCCTGGCGGGCCCCGGAGCGGCGCACTGGCGTCCCGGCGACCCCAACGCGGCACCGGCCGGGGTGACGGGCCCCGTCCCCGACCGGTTCGGCGCCCGCGGCGGCGACCTGGTCGTGCGTACCGTCGGCCAGGACCCGCCTGCCTGGTCCGGCGGCGAGATCCCGATGGATCGTCCGGTCGCCGAGCTGATGAGCTGGGAGCGGATCGGCCGTCCCGGCGGGGCCGAGATCCTGAGAGACGACCTGGGGGACCTGTCGGAGCCCCGGACCATCCCTCCGGTGGACGACCGTTCGGTCAACCCGATGAACTTCCTCACGGTGCCCTCGCTCGGCATGGCCGAACTGTCCGTGGAGTCCGGCCGCTGGGCGGTCGTCTGTGAGGGCCGGACGCTCACCGTCTTCGGCTCCTCCGGCTGCGTCACCGATGTGGACGTGAACCGGATCAGGCAGGTCAGAGGGGTGAACGTGGACTGGCGGCGCAGCCACAGCGGCCCCGTGGCCGCGCTGCGGGTCGTCACCGGGCTGGCCGCGGCGGGGGTACCGCTGTTCTCCGCCGCCGTGCCCCGCTGGGCGGGGGCCCTCGGCCCCGAGCTGACCAGGCTGATCACCTCGGTCGACGGGCCCGAGCTCAAGGACGACCTGGAACGGGAGGAGCACAGCATCCGGCTCCGCCGCGAGGCGCTGCGCACCCATGGTGTCCGTGCCCGCTGGGAGCAGCTGGGCGCCCCCGCCACGCCGGTGCCGACGACCTCGGTGCTGCTGGCCACCCGCCGCCCGGAGATGGTGCGCTTCGCGCTGGAACAGCTGGCCAGGCAGCGCGGAGCCGAGTTCGAGGTGATCCTCGCCCTGCACGGACTCCCCGTCGGGCATCCCGACGTGACGGAGGCGGTGGCCTCCTACCAGGGGCCGATCACCGTGTTCGAGGCGGCCCGGGAGACCGTGTTCGGAGCCGTGCTGAACGAGGCCGCGACCAGGGCGTCGGGATCGTTCCTGCTGAAAATGGACGACGACGACTGGTACGGGCCCGACTTCATCTCCGACCTGCTCCTGGCCCACTCCTACTCGGGGGCCGAGGTCGTGGGCATGGTGCCCGAGTTCGTCTACCTCGCGTCGATCGGGGTGACCGTCCACCGCGAGCAGGTCACCGAGCAGATCACCAACTTCATCGCCGGAGGGACCATCTTCGCCGCACGCTCCGCCTTCGAGGCCGTGGGCGGCTTCCGCCCGCTGCCGGGCACGATCGACGCCCAGTTCCAGCACGCCGTACAGGCCGCGGGCGGGCAGATCTACCGCACCCAGGGTCTGGGCTACATCCTGCGGCGCGGCAACGCCGCCAACCACACCTGGCGCGAGCCGATCGGCACGTTCCTGCGGCGCAACAAGCGCCAGTGGCGGGGCTTCCGGCCCAGCGCGCTCATGGAACTCCCCGCGGAGGAGGTGTGA